GCAGCACTCACTTTGTACTATTAGCGTATTCATTTGCATTGTTTTACAGACCTTTCCACAAAGCCTGTCAGAAGATGTTGGCTGCTGCCCCAAGCTCATCTATCCTCGCCGATTTAGACGAAGAGTTGGCACAGTCTGACAGCCCTTACTATCCAGAGGCATTGCTTCTTCGCGCTACTGTTTATTCCATCGGTGGCTGTCCTGACCGAGCAGAGAAGGACCTCGACACACTAATATCAATGGATCAGCTCTCAGATAGGGTTGGTTTAGCAACTATGTAACATAGCCTATTTAGTCTTCGCTGCTACTGCCTAAAAGTAACACATTAATGCTTTTAGTGTACAGCTTCGAACTAGTTTATAATACCACTTGCAAGTTTCAAGGTCTGACTACACACATTGacaaaaagcattgtttgcactGATGCTGCGTCGTTTTGAAACAACATGCTGGTCCATGTTGGTAGATAGAGTAATGCACCAACACACTTTTCATTGGCTGAAATGTTGATTGCAACGATCTCGGTTCAATTTTATTCACTACCCCTGTAACAAGTTGCATCCAAACTTGGCTTTTCAATTTCTATGACAATAAAACTTagcacaaataattttttctacttgatcaatagtaatatattgtaaatatattacaattgtaaatattgttaatttttttaacagctATGTGACCACTACTTTgcaaatttaaacattttataaaacagTACATATAATCCTTTGTTATTTAatatcttaaaatatttttgctgtgGTTTAAAGTACGAATGTCATAAACTTAGATTATTTTTGCACTTGACTGTTttcatataacaacatttttctTTAGCAAAATATAGCAAAGAAAATGCAGCATAAGCTTGATTGTTATTACAAATTTTTACTGAACCATATTAGATGATAAATATTCTGATGATACTTAACAAATGTACCAAGGATTATACGAAAGGCATCATGATCCTCGTATGACTGAGGCCAGTTCACATTAGTCAGAATTTGCATTCTTTAGTAGAGTCTGTGTGTGTAGCAGCACCTAATACCCACACCACGTGTCATCAATGCATTTCATCGGCGTGTCTAGTCAGGCCTTTAGTTGTTCCCATATTTGTGACCTGTTCATGCCggtttttgctataataagaagTGTGCAATCAATATGACCTTTTAATAGAGAATATTAAACAATTATTGAACATTGTTTTTAATGAATACGTTAAACAGCCTTAGTGTAGCTTTGTACAGCAGCTTTCTGGAAATGAACTAAACTGCATTAACTAATGTGGAATTGAAAGTGAACCGCTGCTTGAATGTAAAGCAAATGAGTACTTAGTTGAATTTCTGTAACAAGTTGTGATTTTTTTCTCATGTGCTGCCCGTCGTGCGATGGAATACCGAAATgctttgtatatacatgtatatatgtatactttatatatatatatatactttatatatgtatatatactttatatatgaATACCGTAaatcctttatttgaatgccatggcatgctatttttcaacccatcccctatagtggcattttattagaggtggcgttcaaatagagggtggatgctgtattttttgaatagcgcatcagaattttaggaagataaatttaaccactTTACAGGCAAAGCGATTCTGATATCGCCTgtattttgcactctctttcAGGTGGATCGACATTAATCCCGTCAACCttagcatttttgctaaaagcTTTCACATATACGTCAAAGTATCAGATCGAGTTAAACAAGGACCTACTTTGATTATGAAATATTAGCGAGatatagttattaattatttcgatggtgtcactttcaaagttaaaaataaaccTGTAAAGTTTTTGCAGTTAGAAAACGGACATAATGCCTAAGTTTTAAAGACGTTTTTAACGTTTTCAATTTAGAATACGCTTTTACAATTGCTGTTATTGCGTCATATGGTGTTCCTGAAGAatattctcatcattcatcaaaacactTTGAAAAGTGGCGGTTTTTGTCAACCTTTCTCCTATAGGGATGTTCTATGagaaatggcattcaaatacaggtttttgcGGAATGTAGTGAATCGttaaaaaattgtgttttttatttttaggacaGCTAAATCTTTGatttacaaatgctgtttttGTGATACACAAGTAGTTTaatcaaaacaaatattttcaccAATATTGAGCTGTCTTTACTTTTGAGCTTTGTCGATACACTCAGACACTTGAATTCCTTAGCTATGACTAGCCGACAATTTAAGTGAAATGATAATGCATCCATAATTATATTACTACTAACATTTGTATTGTGGCAAACATTTTTTCACAAAGTCTTTCACAAGGATTTTCTACTATGTCTGATGCAACAAAAACTGACATTGTAAAAATGCTTAGAACCACAGCATTTAATTGTTTCGCCAGTCGAGTAGATAATCAGCTATATAAAAACAAGACTGCCCATTTGTAATTGTTCTTTTTCCTTTAAAAGCATGCTGAATGCTTGTCAATTGTCTCGCAAGGAAATTACTTTCGATTACAGAAAATTTGTCTGTCTCATAACAGTTACTGTACATGGGTAAACTTGGGCACTGTCACACCTCCTTTACACAGAAAAGACAATATCATTGAATTGAAATTAGTCcactgtaaattttaaaaaaacaagtaCATGAGTGACTGGCCATGGCGGACGTGATTTTTTATTGTCATCAGGTATGATTTAGGAACAAGCCAGAGTGACTAGTCTATTCTCTTTGGCTTGTCCTATATTTCGTAGGTATTAGCTACAATGAGCTGACTTAATTGTAGCTAGTTGTCTTCTACATAATATTGGATACTTTTTGCATGCACAGTTCCGTTCATCAGTCCTTCTCCGTCGTGGTCTCCATCATGTGACTACGGATGTTGCTATGGGCTTAGCTGATCTCGATAAAGCAGCAGAAGCTGATAAGACAAATCCAGATGTCTATCACCAACGAGCTCAGGTAGGTGTGTTGGTTAAAATCCGAGTTGAGATGAAGtacttttctttttttagtttattttactttttatataaatatgattcTCACTAACTGCTAGTTATACATATTTTTGGTAGGAATATTGAAATTGATTtgagttttgccgatttttccaAAGGAGCAGGCTGATCAAACACCCTGAGTTTATCATCAATGAACACTGGTTAATGTTCAACAAAGATTCCTTTGTCAACCTGTTATTACATAAATCTCATCACGTATTGGTTGTATTATTTTTGAttggttgtaaatattttttgctggTATATGATTCATCAATTAGTTGAACATTCATGCTGCCTTATCATGCAATATTCTGTTTTTTATGTCCAACTTCTAATTTGACACTTGAAAGCTGTTAACAAAATGTTCTctgttttgttgaaaaaaaatgttaaacggaaaatttaaacttttccaTCTTGAAAACTTTCCATCCTCACATTTATTGTAGATATTCATGCTTATGCAAAGACTTCATCAGGCAAAGGAAGACTTTTCCACCGCCCATGATCTGCACATTAAGGCTACTGGAACTTATAACATCCATGTCTTCATTCACAAGCTTGCTTGTGGTAAGAATTTCTTCTCTACAATTTTCTAAGAGTGTACAATGTCATCAATGTAATCTACAGGAGCTCAACATTTCCTACAGGTGCCATATTTCTTATTACGCAGTGATAGCTCATAGTTTCCTACTTTCCtttttatatactgtaactaAATAGTCAATGTGCAGAAATGAACTAAACATTGTGATAGATTTGCTCACACGAAATAATATCGATGTATAGGTTTCCGTGAATCCATGATTAGTGATTTTTGCAGACTTGCACTCTCAACAAGGTGATGTAATGAGTTTACTAGAGGAAATGGAGAAGTTGTGCAAAAAGCATCCTGAGGTTGCTGAGCTCTGGCTCATATATGGTCAAATGCAGATAATGCTAGGAAGATTCATTGATGCTGATGAGTCGTATCAGACGAGTTTGAAGCATTGTCCAGACAATCCAAAAATTTACATTCAACGAGCGTAAGCATTTTTTCTTTACTACTGCCACATTGTTTTTGTTGCAGCAGCTATGTCAGCCAAGAGGTTCCAGATATCATGTCGTTTTATTTTCCTGTCAAATAAAGAGATCTGTTATGCAGTTCGCCCAtgctatatatgtatactagctgtgctacccgagtgttaaaaatcagcttctaaacaatgagagttgcctgccacttgctagtagcctggcaggctaatagcaagtggcatgCAACTTGCATAATTGCATATATGTATGTCTTGTTTCCTATCTAGCTTTCTCCTAGTAGTTAGAGTTTTTAAAACTAGTTTACTGAGTTTACCAGATCCTCATGCGCGTACTTGATTGATATTGTACTAGATAATGTACTTTGTGTAGCACCGGTGTCTGGCAAGGTGTTATTCTTCATTTGCAGGGCTCTAATGCTCACGTGGAAGAAGGATACAAAGTTAGCTATCGATTTTCTGAACAAGGCTAGAGAATTGGATAAGGATTGTGACGCTGTCTATGAAAGCCTTGGAGCTGTTCTTCTTCAAAAGTAAGAataatttttaatcatttttgttgtCTTAAATTATCACATTAGTCATTTGGAGAATGATTATTTCATAAAAGAGCTTCAACAGTGCACCCCTGGGTTACGACATccctgttttactgttttttcgTTTAGCGTTGTGGAACACAACGTTTTTTCGTCTTCTCCGTATGGCATTTTTTCTTCgtacaacatcaacaaaaatgtctctcgaAATTCACATTTGGTGGTCAGTGCGCTGAATGCGTAGGAATAACGAAGATGTCGAAATGCTATTCGCCAAAAAGAGATGCTTGCTTTCTCTCAGCTCAGCATCATTCGTTGTAAGTgatagtgaaaacgaaacagGAAACGGGTAATAAAGATTAAAACGAtagcaaaattaaattttaggttaataaaatacataccaaAACGGAGCTTCAAGTGTTTGTCTCGTAAGCTTAATTCATTTACGTTGTATTCGAAATTTAAAttatacatctgtctcgaaggtaagcaCTCCATATAGTACGTCCTGTACAtaagtaatgttacattttattgcagatcataactactaaatacactaaagttgaTGTAGATAGTTTTATATGTacggtatgtatataaaattttaatgtttttttatcagGGGGTGTTTTCATCAGATAAAAATCATGGGTTTTCATGCCCCTCTATGCGACATTTTCGCTTTACGATTCCAACACTGGGACAAATTAATGTCGTATGACGTGGGTCCATTGTACATCGATTTGTCACAGCTGCTTTCAAGGTTATTTTACAGCATAGCTTGTATCATCACACTTTACTTATAAACTGCACAGAGTGGTTGGTAAGACTGTATGATCCATGTAGTTCTTATTCTCTGATGATTTTTTCAGTGGCCAAGTTAAGGAAGCTGTCGAGATTTTTCACCTGCAAACAAAGACCTCGAGAACAGTCGTTGAGTGCCAACAAGCTTTCTGCATGCTGGAGTCGGCCAGAGCTCAGCTATACGTGGCTGAAAAATTTGAGCTTCAAAACCTCGCAAATGTGTTTTTATCACCCATGCCTCCACCAGTATGAGTGACTCCCTAACCCTTGTTCCTATGATCTTGATACCATCAACATAGATGACATAAGAAAAAACTTATTGATCTTACTTCTTCTGCCTCTTCTAATGCGAGTGAGATTGGTGCCATGGTTACCAATGCCTCCTAGGAAAGAATTCAAACTTTCTTTATGgcatatttatcatttttgtttgCTTGATAAttaggaattttacatttttagatGATACACAGGACCCTGAATACACAGGACCCTAAATGCACTGTACTTGTAATTTAGTCTTCATTCCAATGTCATGGTTGGTCATGTCCAATTTTGGCCCCctgaacataaattataatgcaATTCTAAGAGATCAGTCATATGCTGATTTTctattgtaagaatatttttTTGCGCATACACTTGATAGCCTTTTAGGTAAGAGTTTTACTTTTAGGGAATCCACAATAAAAAGCAATGTTTTACAAACACGATCCATCTGCTCTATGTATGCGCTTCCTATTTGATAGTTAGCCTGATGTATAGTTAACGGTGTTAATATGTAATATTAGGTATGTATTCTGGTGTATAACAAGACTTCATTTCTTTTCCTAAATTTCAAAACATGTCTATAGGCCAGTGTACAAATTTGAACTTTTCcagaataattatttgtaattcTCGGTTATTAATGAGAACTGCTCTTTTTTATGGTAATGATTAAACAGTCATAATCCAATAATCTGTTTTACATCTGCCACCCATGACTAGTCCCAGAAATTATTTACCTCTTACTAGCAGTTGTGTATGTTGTGAGAGGTGTCTCCTTGTCAAGGTTGTCTGATTACATTGCCAATTGCATGTTCCCGTGTTTACGAAGCTAACTAATCGCCAGAATTGCTGAAGTTTTTTACATGTAAGTTTTTTTACATGCAGTCTTGCCTATGTGCGTGTGGGTTACCAATTGACAAATGAAAATATCTGCTTTTGAAAGTATTTACCAAAAATTGGTCCCGCCATCATTTTCATTAATTTAATCAATAGAGGAATGAAATATAGTCGATAGAGTAACTCTGAAAGTGATTACGATGTTGAGATTGTGCATTGGAGAGAAtgattttattaaacataaagtGAGCTAATAAATCTCATGCAGGTGCACAATTGTATGGTGTCTCAAACTACCATTCAAATCTCTTGCTTTCAATATCCAAAAATCTATAGCtttactaaacttactaaaTTATTTGCATAGaggtaaaaataaaaacaatatttatcAGCCAGATTCAGATTAAAAAAGTGCTGGTACCAAGCCGaactacaaaaatatatctttcaAAGTTTCTCCTGCCTTCATTTATGAACAACAGCTTAGCTTGTTGATACTTAGTCTCTCATGGTAACTTGCAACAACATATAAATCTCACATTATTAGCCGTGACAATGATAATAGTTCCACTAGAGGTTAAAAGTTCTGCTTAGAAATTCAAAGATTGGAGGGCTATGAATGAAGTTCTACTTTTGCCAAGTATTCATGACGTGATGAATtggttacatatatatatttactttattCTGTAATGTACCTTTATTAGCATTACAGAGAAAAATAAATTGTCAACgagtttttaaatgaaattaacaattatctgaCATTTGGCCAGATAATAATCTAGGTATAAAATAAACACGCACAATGTAATTACACTTGCAACAACCAACATCCTAATTGTTCGCTTAGCGTTACTAGTAAAACTGTTCTGCGGAAAAAGTGTTCAAATTGTGAATATTAAGATTTGTATTCATGAATTGAATAGTTCTTAAGTCTTGGCTGCAAGTTATTGAAGTTGTGATACTTCATTACCTCTAACAGAAAGTTTTACCAAAGTTTTGAGTTTTACTATAAGAAACAGTAGGTCAGAAACTGCATATTTGCCACTTTTGATGTGCTATAAttgctataaaaaaattaatgaaaaacaCACTTTTCTATTCTGCTATGTTGTGGTTGTTAAACATTCTGTTTGCTAGCTGAAGAAGACCTTCGTTTACATTGCTACTGAACTTTAATGCTAGACGTTTCTGTCTAAGCAGTGGTTGTGTAAATACATTAAAATTGCATAACTATTTTGTTTTAGTTAATTATATTTGCCTTTTCTGTttagattttattaaattattaaccTAGTAggttatttatatacattttttttaaatgaatgtttatgacAGAATATATTCATTGAATACGACAATCTTTAATAGACATAATTTCTACATAGATGTAGCTGTGTTCTAACTGGTTTTCTACACAACACAACTTTCAAATTATGTGTATAACATTAGATGTTGAAAGCATGAACCATTTTGATCAATTTACGCTTCCACATTCAAAGCAATGAAATTTTAATCCCACACCGAAGCCGAGCTGAGTAAAAAGAACTAGGCTTGCAATTTGATGTAGGTTCTGCTTTCAAAAACtgaaatgtaataaatataattgttaTAATGTAATATGAATCTAATTGGTGTGAAATAAATGTATATCTCAATTCATCATAACtccattattttttaaattatcttttTAAAGAATTTATCGTAAGAAATACAGAATAACGCGCAAAACAAAAGTTAAATGTGataagatttttttaattttctttggGCTCTAAGAATGCCACAATGGATTGATTTTTCATCCTTTTGgtaacaactaaaatactggaGTTATCTGTTCTTACAAAGTAATAGATGTAGACACGAAAAGGTGTACACTAAATTAATTTGTAGATAAATGTAAGTTTTACTAGCAAGCACATTTAAGAAAAGGGCTACTTGTGTTACACgaggtttataatttattttgcaCTTGACCACATTTTGTTGATTAcagtatatctactatataaacggcaatcgttgtctgtctgtctatctatctgtgtatctgtctgtccgctttatagagtaccgtacttttcggactattagccgctacttttatataagggcgtgtttATTCTGCggtttttttttcaccgctagggcgcattaacgggaatctccggttagtacacgcctctattataatacgtaacccgctattcatcgtagggatggacgataaatactgatatgctaatagtacgagttgtcttctcgatatattgagtcaccaataactcccaaatatgagcagtataaataaattaccgtatatggcggtctttttttcgattcgatcgttagttagttagtaatcttttattttgctgataacaaaataacaaaaagcctctatttgcaggcatattatccaataaaacggaaactgtagaagaatcctgaatgcaagatagtagtgaacaattcatatttagtttgagattatttgtgtaaaagttgaaagaaaatttacatgagaggatgacttcaaataagtaatgcaggatagcttatacaaagataaattgattgatatctactatatacaagggttcagggctgaagaatagatcctctatgagtattgattgtggcaagattgtaacagattcgatcgtacgaagcaaacttagttattatgagtaagtagtaaaattaaattagtagtaaatattagtagtgaattaaataaaatttactactctttaaataaattaatgagtagtaaattacatctaattaatatttactgccaacgtgtaccggaaaggtcatgtgaacatttgtttcttgcaaccactagaaaaacgctgttctctatctactatataaacggcaatcgttgtctatctgattgattgtccgccttatagagcggtctttccttttatcgtcgtacgaatttcggtcgtacgaagcaaactgaattaggtaatatgtgtagtaacggtaaataaattatagagcggtctttctttttccatccggtcgaacgaagccaaccgaattaatatgagtactaattatcgtaatatcgtaatttcgtaatatggactattagccgctacttttctctgacgatttgagccaagcggcttatataaaggtgtggcgattctgttgtttttctttcaccgctcgagcgcattaaccgaaatccccggttagcacgctttttaatcggcaaattttctgccgtgtttaaaagcaccttttctgagttctgcagcctatacaaaggtgtctatacagctatacaaatgtactattcattaaataaaataaattaactggAAAATTAAAGCCAATGGAAAAACACATTTCTcatagagatgccccgattctaaattcaccagccgattcagataccgatccgatataccgatcctaattgaaaaataatccgattcagataccgattcagatcttttgtgttgcatagatagtagctcattttattatgcaaatacaaacataatgcaaagaaaacatgaatattattgtatttatttgtttgcatttatggaaaaaaatatatacatattcacatactgacataccgtgcatgtagtaacaaaacagtccatgtttcttgtaatttgtaaataaaggtaattactgttagtggtacagttctatctgtgataacgaagtccctcttctattattggatgaactgctgtgcctgtacaagtttagagcaaatcaatgtttcttttaaaaaccgttagtgattcaattatctcagtaagacgtctcttttcttccatcattatcaatgtagccgagcgtactgaagggggattcccttgcaacagatgttggaggacaggctacataccgatacgccactggggttaccgttttttgtacaatacaaacgatccattgtatcgtcaggatcaagagagtgatggataactttatgcgtcgactgtttaaattactttcgtaatgctagtaaatagaaatattacactgcgttcttgtttcccacttttgttatcttgttcgtgattgcttgcaataaaacctatcgctgtaattgggaaataccacactttttgtttacgttctggctaaaaagtttccttcgttgtgttgatcaggctatagacatgaaataaattgtgtggcaggcctgaaattcattaagtaaaagtaagaagcttacagctgatgattttttattagtatagcaggctaaaatacagttttctgctaaatggttgatctgtaaaaagtatcggaaggttcagattttttaagaaaagatcggccgataccgattcagatacttgacactcatatcggcaccgataccgattccgataccaaaatcggggcaactctaatttCTCACCtattaaatttccacatcacaaaggtaagtgtttcttatacgatgttgtattgtctatgaattgccacaccttcactacttaataacgttggatttgccgctgttcgtgatagtgggtcatgttcatttccttcagcagccgagttactaatttttttccagctacgagtaggcctactgtaacttattattacagaactttcacgagtactccgagcgttgtgatacgctattgtgaaaagaaaaagagcagctgctatcgacttactgtcaccctgcatcagccatgaccagctatacgtcgcctgctcaaaagtaggcacacgccgaaaactgtttcttcatacgcccgacagaaaaaccaaaaatgttgtctatccgcatgtgttgcgttgaactaagggagagagagagggagagaaagggagagagagagagggagagcgaggaggagagggggagagagagaggggggaaagggagagaaggagtgagagagggagagcgaagaggagaggggggagagagagagagggagagagagggagagaaagaggaagaagagggagggagagagagagggaagagagggagagagacggagagagggagagaaggagagagagagcgaggaggagagggtgggagagagaaagaggggagagaggggggagaaagaggggagagacggagagagggagagagagggggagagagagggagagggggaagagggagggagagagaggggagagacggagagagggagagaggggaaagagggagagagagcgaggaggagaggggggggggggagagaaagagggagggagagagagagagaggggagagaggggaaatagggagagatggagagagggagatgtaactgcatatttggagttgttttacagtatgaaagacaactctcaataaaccttatgctgcgcgtgaatctattcctgtagacgggtaatgcagctagtgtacatgtataaaagaAAGATGTGACAAATCATTTTTGATGCTGcctataataataattgaattaGACCAGTGTAACAATGatttctattaaataacattTATCGTGTTGCATgtgataaaatgattttgtggtTTGACTTTGCTGTAATGGAATAATAattgtttaatttatattaacatTAATGATTAACATCTAGGAACGAAAAACCTGCTTTACACTGAAAATCTGATTCAAACGAATTGAACTCATCTGTAAAAATAAATGTCTGTGTTTGTCGGTGGTTAGTGTATCCAGtgatagcaattaaaatctaggaaaaACCTGCTTTACACAAGAATTGAGCTCAAAAACACCCGTTCTGCAAACAGGCGTGCTATACAATACGCTATACTGTCCTTACCATACTATTTTATAATTGTTCACGCACCTCTTACAACTGCCAATCATTAATgccaattggttaaaataacaCACGTCATGCATGAGagcatgatgcaatcttttttcctagcGCTAGCTTAAGTTATAAtaacggttcttattatagtaaagatttagactagctctagttacttaaattcattgggtaaagaaactcaGCTAATGGCATCTCTATTACCTTCCACTTTGTAAACTGTTTTAaatctgtgcaaaaactttctGTGCAAGTTTCTTtgttattacctgtgcaacaccgggcattcacctagtttctGTATAAATCACTAAGCGGGTCATATACTTAGATATTTAGCTAATGCAGCAGGATTCAATAGAAACAAAGCATATTTCAGCTAGTCTCCCATAATCGCCAGAAGCTCTCTAAAAATGCTGTTAGGATTCAAAGAGAGCCTGTTACACACCCACTTGTTGAAGTCGTTCTTACACAATTGTGATTAGAATATAACTATGGTATCTAGATTACCGCTTCAGCCGGCCAGTTGTCAACCTTGGAGTAGTGCTCACTCTGGGCCATCATTACTAGCTTATACAAGCACTGTATAAAATTCTGACTCTCCACTTTCGGCAGCATTGATATGAAGCTTTCAAACAGC
The genomic region above belongs to Watersipora subatra chromosome 1, tzWatSuba1.1, whole genome shotgun sequence and contains:
- the LOC137407111 gene encoding mitochondrial import receptor subunit TOM70-like; this translates as MWKLVVNEFSDDDGKWKAALKVAGAVAGVGLAGYGVYYIGTKVVKSQSTTNTPPMEPAVDTPEKKLEVATRFKEEGNKLFMTSKYEEAKKLYTDAIEACPSDAPKVLAVFYQNRAATSDAMEQWESVIIDCDEALLRDHRYQKAYSRRGKAKLALSRYDDAVLDTASGYYLQSSRQTKQNLQLFMQAVSESARVACAKLMQSRTEPLNFGLEVINSYVANSPSDPVMSKLEEYAKEAARPFHKACQKMLAAAPSSSILADLDEELAQSDSPYYPEALLLRATVYSIGGCPDRAEKDLDTLISMDQLSDRFRSSVLLRRGLHHVTTDVAMGLADLDKAAEADKTNPDVYHQRAQIFMLMQRLHQAKEDFSTAHDLHIKATGTYNIHVFIHKLACDLHSQQGDVMSLLEEMEKLCKKHPEVAELWLIYGQMQIMLGRFIDADESYQTSLKHCPDNPKIYIQRAALMLTWKKDTKLAIDFLNKARELDKDCDAVYESLGAVLLQNGQVKEAVEIFHLQTKTSRTVVECQQAFCMLESARAQLYVAEKFELQNLANVFLSPMPPPV